The stretch of DNA AGACCGCGCCTGGGGTAAATCCGGTGGCACCGATGCTGAGGGAAAGAAATGCGGTTGCGAGCAGTGCAAGACAAAGCAGACCCGTGAGGATCCTGGCGGTCCGGCGGCGGTCCCCACCAAGGGCTATGCCCGCAATTTGCGATTTATCTTCGATGACAGCCACCGCACCCGCTACCATTATCTCAGAAGAGGATCATCGCCCCGTGTTATTTGGTCCAGGCTCGCTCTGGCAACGCCGCGATCTCCGCATCCGGGTGCAGCTTTGCCGCAAGCTCGGCGGCCGCATGGGCCGTGCGCGGACCAAAGCCGAGCAGGAACAGCCCATCCATCGTGACCAGCCGCTTCTTCTGTCCAGCCGGCGTCTGTGCAATCGCTGGATTGGCGAAGATGGCCTCTCCCGCGGAGTGATCACCCGACCGCGTCATCATCAGAATGACGTCCGGCGCCGCCGCGATGATCGCCTCATTGTTCACCTGCTTATAACCGTGAAAATTGCTGAGCGCGTTCTCACCAGCGGCCAGCTTGATCATCTCGTCCGCCGACGTCCCGGTTCCGCCGGCCATCAGCCGATCACCCGTCATGCTCAGGATGAACAGCACTTTTGGCCGGTCGCTGACATTGGCGAGCTGCGACTTGAGCGTTTCGAAATCCTGCAGCAGCGCCGCAGCGAGTGTCTCGCTTTCCCCGGGCTTTCCCATGACCTTGCCGATAAAGCGGATCTTTTCGGCAATCCCCTCGGGAGTAGCGATATCCGGCACGGTCACGAACGGAATGGACGCGCTCTGCAGCTGGTCCACCACCTCGCGTGGTCCCGCATCCGCTTCGGCGAGA from Rhodoligotrophos sp. CJ14 encodes:
- a CDS encoding heme/hemin ABC transporter substrate-binding protein; this encodes MGLKEQLRFGRAMLLGMGMLAGTLIGPAGAETITDGRGRQVDVTDVSRTVSAGGSVTEVLYALGLEKNIVAVDTTSLYPTAALKDHPNIGYLRALSSEGLLSVKPTVILAEADAGPREVVDQLQSASIPFVTVPDIATPEGIAEKIRFIGKVMGKPGESETLAAALLQDFETLKSQLANVSDRPKVLFILSMTGDRLMAGGTGTSADEMIKLAAGENALSNFHGYKQVNNEAIIAAAPDVILMMTRSGDHSAGEAIFANPAIAQTPAGQKKRLVTMDGLFLLGFGPRTAHAAAELAAKLHPDAEIAALPERAWTK